A genomic segment from Legionella quinlivanii encodes:
- a CDS encoding demethoxyubiquinone hydroxylase family protein, whose translation MKNYQGHNFTGVLLEPQNLKSMLNAENQFPPDVPGDSRILSKQRSQMAAEANPVGSIPEAKGKKSNPSGFQLLIDKLGERLAFERSGVRIYDAACAKAKGLNQDEIGKEFQHLREEEAQHMAMIEKAITGLGADPTVMTPCADVSGVLGMGIIQVLTDPRTSIPQTLEALMTVELSDNAAWETLIELSAQSGYEQLAEEFMMALKQEQEHLLTIKKLLAKSLNLKPAKNAFYLVFADEEGWTVKKQGASRASGHFKNKKEAIREALKLSENAKAGLIIHNQ comes from the coding sequence ATGAAAAATTATCAAGGACATAATTTTACCGGCGTCTTGTTGGAGCCACAAAATTTGAAATCGATGCTAAATGCGGAAAACCAATTCCCCCCTGATGTCCCTGGAGATAGTCGCATACTGAGTAAGCAGCGAAGCCAAATGGCTGCAGAAGCTAACCCTGTGGGTAGTATTCCTGAGGCTAAAGGTAAAAAAAGCAATCCATCGGGTTTTCAATTGCTTATTGACAAACTGGGGGAACGCCTGGCTTTTGAGCGCTCAGGTGTTCGCATATATGATGCCGCATGCGCAAAAGCTAAGGGACTGAATCAAGACGAAATCGGTAAGGAATTTCAGCATTTGCGCGAGGAGGAAGCTCAGCATATGGCCATGATAGAGAAGGCGATAACCGGATTAGGCGCCGATCCTACCGTGATGACTCCTTGTGCTGATGTGAGCGGAGTATTGGGAATGGGCATCATTCAGGTGCTAACGGATCCAAGAACAAGCATTCCGCAAACCCTGGAAGCCTTAATGACTGTAGAGCTGTCAGATAATGCAGCATGGGAAACATTGATTGAACTGTCTGCGCAAAGTGGATATGAACAGTTGGCGGAGGAATTTATGATGGCTCTTAAACAAGAGCAGGAGCATTTATTAACCATTAAAAAACTATTGGCAAAAAGTTTGAATTTAAAACCCGCCAAAAACGCATTTTATCTTGTATTTGCTGATGAAGAGGGCTGGACTGTGAAAAAGCAAGGTGCTTCGCGAGCCAGCGGACACTTCAAGAATAAGAAAGAAGCCATTCGTGAAGCATTAAAGCTTAGCGAAAATGCAAAAGCAGGACTTATTATCCATAATCAATGA
- a CDS encoding cyanophycinase, which produces MTIGKLMFIGGAETQTVSASQNSEKYRFELLEELFSELRVEKIEVITTPSEEFEKMRKKYSTVFDKITGSRPHFIILGDDKPEEYRDRLENADAVFFTGGNQEKVLDLMDKDLIQTITQRYREDKLIIAGTSAGAMILADQMIYEGGNEASQVDDHLKTTKALSLLADSIIDTHFIQRGRFARLAHAVKRFPGHIGYGIEENAALLIENGTHASCYGGGTLTIIDGRGLQKNDYNITEELSHEFVLNLKVHLLIKGCQFRLPDFDQVHC; this is translated from the coding sequence ATGACAATAGGGAAACTCATGTTCATAGGCGGTGCAGAGACACAAACAGTTAGCGCCTCCCAAAATTCAGAAAAATACCGTTTTGAATTATTAGAGGAGCTTTTTTCTGAATTGCGGGTTGAAAAGATCGAAGTGATTACCACTCCCTCCGAAGAGTTTGAAAAAATGAGAAAAAAATACAGTACGGTGTTCGACAAAATTACCGGCAGCAGACCTCATTTTATTATTTTGGGCGATGACAAACCTGAAGAATATCGCGACCGTCTGGAAAATGCCGACGCTGTTTTTTTCACGGGAGGGAATCAGGAAAAAGTGTTAGACTTAATGGATAAGGATTTAATCCAGACCATTACTCAGCGTTATCGTGAAGATAAGCTAATCATCGCCGGAACGAGCGCTGGGGCGATGATTCTTGCCGACCAGATGATATATGAAGGAGGAAATGAAGCATCCCAGGTTGATGATCATTTGAAAACTACGAAAGCCCTTAGTTTATTGGCAGACTCCATTATTGATACCCATTTCATCCAGCGAGGACGTTTTGCACGTCTTGCACATGCAGTCAAACGCTTCCCAGGACATATTGGTTATGGGATAGAAGAAAATGCGGCGCTGCTCATTGAAAATGGTACTCATGCCAGTTGTTACGGTGGGGGAACGTTAACCATAATTGATGGCCGCGGATTGCAGAAAAATGATTACAATATTACTGAAGAACTGAGCCATGAATTTGTACTTAACTTAAAAGTCCACTTACTGATTAAGGGCTGTCAGTTCAGGCTGCCGGATTTTGACCAGGTTCATTGTTGA
- a CDS encoding carbonic anhydrase: MLKYLVVVLLWVCGHWLFAATTEEILLIEKVSTSEKQQNMTPKQALMKLKEGNQRFLDGKMLQRNYRAQAKQSSYGQYPWAVILNCMDSRSVPELFFDQGLSDLFILRVAGNVLSDDMLGSMEFATKVVGSRLIVVLGHSSCGAMAGACENVNLGHLDHILDKIKPVVSESKKEAGTENCTSPQLLNQIARNNALHVVRQIREQSPIIRELLDKGQVGIVAGLHDIKTGKVTFFEEERLLGGK; the protein is encoded by the coding sequence ATGCTCAAATATTTGGTAGTGGTGTTGCTGTGGGTTTGCGGACACTGGCTGTTTGCAGCGACAACGGAAGAGATCTTGTTAATTGAGAAGGTCAGTACTTCTGAAAAACAGCAGAACATGACTCCAAAACAAGCATTAATGAAACTTAAAGAGGGCAACCAGCGCTTTCTGGATGGGAAAATGCTGCAGCGAAATTACAGGGCTCAGGCAAAACAATCTTCTTATGGACAATATCCCTGGGCGGTAATTCTCAATTGCATGGATTCGCGCAGCGTACCTGAGCTGTTTTTTGATCAGGGGTTGTCTGATTTGTTTATTCTTCGTGTTGCTGGGAATGTGCTCAGTGATGATATGTTAGGAAGTATGGAGTTCGCAACCAAGGTGGTTGGCTCGCGCCTTATCGTAGTTTTGGGGCACAGCTCCTGCGGGGCAATGGCAGGAGCCTGCGAAAATGTGAATTTGGGTCATCTCGATCATATTCTGGATAAAATTAAACCCGTTGTTTCAGAATCGAAAAAGGAAGCGGGCACTGAAAATTGCACGAGCCCGCAGCTACTCAATCAAATTGCCAGAAATAATGCGCTCCATGTGGTTCGGCAGATTAGGGAGCAAAGCCCCATCATCCGAGAATTGCTGGACAAGGGGCAAGTAGGTATTGTGGCTGGTCTGCATGACATTAAAACCGGAAAAGTCACTTTTTTTGAAGAGGAGCGCCTGTTAGGCGGGAAGTGA
- the xth gene encoding exodeoxyribonuclease III, with protein sequence MLKFASWNVNSLKIRLEQVIDWLQKNEIDILALQETKLLDDNFPANLFRELGYHVVFSGQKSYNGVAVISRSAPQDILTDIPDLEDPQRRILALTLDGIRFINLYIPNGSSVGSDKYLYKLNWLNKITAYIEEQLKQYPKLVVLGDFNIAPEDRDVHEPSEWIGNVMVSPEERLAFTSMLNLGLKDSFRLFPENEIEFTWWDYRAASFRRNRGLRIDHILLSHELASCCLSSKIDKEPRRAERPSDHAPVWVELDLGN encoded by the coding sequence GTGCTTAAATTTGCCAGCTGGAATGTAAATTCTTTAAAAATACGCCTGGAACAGGTAATTGATTGGCTTCAAAAAAACGAAATTGATATTCTGGCCTTACAGGAAACCAAATTACTCGATGACAATTTTCCCGCCAATTTATTCAGAGAGTTAGGTTATCATGTCGTGTTCTCTGGTCAAAAATCCTATAACGGAGTGGCCGTAATCAGTCGTAGTGCACCCCAGGACATTCTTACTGATATACCCGATCTCGAGGATCCGCAACGCCGTATTCTGGCGCTCACGCTGGATGGGATACGCTTTATAAATCTTTACATCCCCAATGGGTCCAGCGTGGGTTCGGATAAATACCTGTACAAATTGAATTGGCTCAATAAAATAACCGCTTATATTGAAGAGCAGTTGAAGCAATACCCAAAGTTAGTCGTTCTGGGCGATTTCAATATCGCACCTGAGGACCGGGATGTGCATGAGCCTTCCGAATGGATCGGCAATGTTATGGTCAGCCCAGAAGAACGATTAGCGTTCACCAGCATGCTAAATCTGGGGTTAAAAGACAGTTTTCGTCTTTTCCCGGAAAATGAAATCGAATTCACCTGGTGGGATTATCGCGCCGCCTCCTTTCGGCGTAATCGAGGTCTGCGTATAGATCATATTTTACTTAGCCACGAACTTGCGTCCTGTTGCCTTAGCTCAAAGATCGACAAAGAGCCGAGACGGGCCGAGCGCCCCTCTGATCATGCGCCTGTATGGGTTGAATTAGATCTTGGAAACTGA
- a CDS encoding exodeoxyribonuclease III has protein sequence MKVISFNANGIRAAARGGFYSWLMQQDADFVCIQETKAQREQLLLDNIYYPEPYFCDYYDAEKKGYSGVGIYARHKPQRIVKGLGFDFCDKEGRYIQFDYPRLSVVSLYLPSGTSGDIRQQVKFDFLERFALHLDSLRKEGRELILCGDYNIAHKQIDLKNWRSNQKNSGFLPEERAWMDKLFGELGFVDAFRVKNPHPEQYTWWSQRSKTARENNIGWRIDYQVITPGLTDSVNTVSIHAADRFSDHAPLIIDYSGDWCA, from the coding sequence GTGAAAGTAATCAGTTTTAATGCCAATGGGATTCGTGCCGCAGCGCGTGGTGGTTTTTATTCATGGTTAATGCAGCAGGATGCCGATTTTGTCTGTATTCAGGAAACCAAAGCGCAACGCGAGCAGCTGCTTTTAGATAACATATATTATCCAGAGCCTTATTTTTGCGATTATTATGACGCTGAAAAAAAAGGATACAGCGGAGTAGGAATTTATGCCCGTCATAAACCACAACGGATTGTAAAAGGCCTGGGATTTGATTTTTGCGATAAGGAAGGCCGCTATATTCAGTTTGATTATCCCAGGCTCAGTGTCGTTTCACTCTATCTCCCCTCAGGAACCAGCGGTGATATCCGCCAGCAGGTAAAATTTGATTTTCTTGAGCGTTTTGCCCTGCATCTTGATAGCCTGAGGAAAGAGGGCAGGGAGTTGATACTATGCGGTGATTACAATATCGCTCATAAGCAAATCGATTTGAAAAACTGGCGCTCCAATCAGAAGAACTCCGGATTTTTACCGGAGGAAAGAGCGTGGATGGATAAATTATTCGGCGAATTGGGATTTGTCGATGCTTTTCGGGTAAAAAACCCTCATCCTGAGCAATACACCTGGTGGTCGCAGCGCAGTAAAACCGCCAGAGAAAACAATATTGGATGGCGAATTGATTATCAGGTGATTACTCCTGGTTTAACAGACTCAGTGAATACCGTGTCGATTCATGCTGCAGATCGCTTTTCTGATCATGCGCCCTTAATAATTGACTACAGTGGAGATTGGTGTGCTTAA
- a CDS encoding efflux RND transporter periplasmic adaptor subunit: MRLKRTIILINLIVLAIFSISACNKEQKKPATAPAEVIVAYPLKKKIIEWDEYTGRFQAIQEVDVRARVTGYLQEIKFKDGQRVKKGDVLFIIDPRPFEYALARAQAQFEVAKRGYERAIKLQKESFISAEVIDQRLQEMQVAETRVNEAKLNVEFTQITSPIDGKISRYFVSVGNLVRMDDTVLTRVVSVDPIHFYFEASQNDLLKYIRLDRAGKRPSSDRYPNPILIQLPDEKGFPHQGKMDFVDNIVDQQTGTIQGRALVPNPDAVIYPGLFGRARLIASGEYEALLLPDKAISMDQSRQFVYVVNDKNQVNRVYIELGPLRDSGFYIIHKGLKANDKVVIDGIQRIQVADQVVKPKLITLKE; encoded by the coding sequence ATGCGATTAAAACGGACTATCATACTAATTAATCTAATCGTCCTTGCCATTTTTTCAATCAGCGCCTGCAATAAAGAACAGAAAAAACCTGCCACAGCACCCGCTGAAGTGATTGTAGCCTATCCTTTGAAAAAGAAAATTATTGAATGGGATGAGTATACCGGACGCTTTCAGGCGATTCAGGAGGTGGATGTTCGCGCAAGAGTTACCGGCTATCTGCAGGAAATCAAATTTAAAGATGGGCAACGCGTAAAAAAAGGGGATGTGCTTTTCATTATCGATCCCCGGCCTTTTGAGTACGCACTGGCCCGCGCCCAGGCCCAGTTTGAAGTGGCGAAACGCGGATATGAACGTGCGATTAAACTCCAGAAAGAAAGTTTTATTTCCGCAGAAGTGATCGATCAACGCCTTCAGGAAATGCAAGTCGCAGAGACCCGAGTCAATGAGGCGAAACTCAATGTGGAGTTTACACAGATTACCTCTCCCATTGACGGCAAGATCAGCCGCTACTTTGTCAGTGTCGGCAACTTGGTCCGCATGGATGATACCGTGTTAACCCGTGTGGTTTCAGTCGATCCTATCCATTTCTATTTTGAAGCCAGTCAGAATGACTTGTTAAAATACATCCGATTGGATCGCGCCGGCAAACGTCCAAGCTCGGATCGCTACCCTAACCCGATTCTGATTCAGCTTCCCGATGAGAAAGGCTTCCCGCATCAGGGTAAAATGGATTTCGTAGACAACATAGTGGATCAGCAAACAGGCACCATTCAAGGCAGGGCGTTGGTTCCAAATCCTGATGCAGTAATCTATCCTGGCCTGTTTGGCAGAGCACGCTTAATAGCCAGCGGGGAATATGAAGCCTTATTGCTTCCTGATAAAGCCATCAGCATGGATCAGAGCCGGCAATTTGTCTATGTGGTGAATGATAAAAATCAGGTTAACCGGGTATATATCGAACTTGGTCCCTTAAGAGATAGTGGATTTTATATCATTCACAAGGGACTTAAAGCGAATGACAAAGTAGTGATTGATGGGATACAGCGCATTCAGGTTGCTGATCAAGTCGTGAAACCCAAACTTATTACGCTCAAGGAATAA